The DNA region CTTTTAAGTCTACAATACAAGAAACTCGGTCCGAAACAGTATTCATATAGAATGTTATGATACAATGACTTTCTCTGTGAGACACatcatgttttaaaatatattttaaaatgtgtgttttgattttgtggAAGTTAAAGTACTCTTTCATTGAAACTATCAGAAATAAAATCTATCTGAATTTCATATACTTCTTTATCATCCATGATTCTATCCTTGTCACCGATCTGCTGTCAATTCACTTGTAGGTAAATAATTGTAATTTGGTCAATTCCACTGTGATTTAAACATCATTGGTCATGATTGGTCAGCAATAAACTATTcataaacacaacaatacaatACTGTTTCAACTCAACAATAGAACTTAAAACTGTCAACATGAATAATGCTAGAGAAGTGGTACATGCCACTTTGATCTAAAATGAACTGGCTTTTGAAAGGAACTCCTTCTTCAGGATTTCATCTGTGTCAGAGATGACACCTTGACAACTTAAATAATGATAGAGAAGTTGTCCAtgccatttttatttaaaatgaacTGGCATTTGAAAGGGACTCTCTTCGTCAGGATTTCATCTATGTCGTCCAAATCTTCTTCGTCTTCAAAAGCTTGTTTCAGAAGCTCTGTTTTGATAGTGTAGTTGGGAAAGCCTTGTTCATTTGATGTCAATTGAACAGTGTCTTCCTGAATGTCATATGAAATCACTTCTGCTTCCTGTTTGATTGCCTCTTGATCTATTACCTGAATGTAGTAgaggaaagaaaataaattggTCAGATTatatactttttaaaatctatATTAGGTGTTCCGTATATCTATAAAATATGCAAAACATGTGTGGAGGGAgggaattatttgtttttgtaaatggaTGGAGAAGTTATTTTAGGGAAAAAATGTTGAATCTGTTTGGCTGCATTGTTGCTTCAATTTCTGTACATAGAGCAAAAAAGATCTAAGGACTTTTTAATTTGATGTGTTTGAAAATAACTGTTTAACTATGTCAGTTAAAACTGTAACAGTTAATTTGGTTTTgttccattttctttttaataattatttgtaatatatGTGTTGAAAGAGTTGGGCTACTAACAAACATGGTAAattcacaacacaacacaacacacaaatcACAACAGCAGTACAAAACACACTACATTAAACAAGGTGTGTCAATAGGTCAATTATGAATGCATTTATTAAGATATTCTTTGGCTCAAGCTGATGCCGCACATACAAACTGTCCTGAAAACACTTTCAGAAGATGAACATTGCAGGttcaaaaaagtacaaaattaaaaatagtaAGTGATTGTTTACATTATCACTTTGTTCAGAATATTGTTGGGTTATGCTCTAAGGATCTATTTAATCGGTAGGGCCTATTATGTTTTGGGATTGTGAACAAATATCTTTTTTCAGAAAACTTTAACAAACTTTGATAGGTGTATGTTTTGTTGTGTGCATTTGAAATACtcaaagaaacattttaagTTGTTTATAAATAACTCTTTTGTTAAAtaagtttaatataaaacaacaaagcaACAAGACAAATGCAGGTTGAAAAGTAAATTATATATATAGGAATCTTGTATGATATATTcactgtgatttaaaaaaaataaaaaattatgcaGCCTTACCTTCACTTCACTGTGTCTTGTTGAGGATAGATATTTCTCCTCCAGAAACTCATTAGTAAGTACATTTGTCACCTCCAAGAAGTCTCCAACATTTATGTTTGATGAAGAATGGTTTCTCCAGAGTGCAAGTCTGCATGATTGGCCTCGCTCCCTGATGGTTATATTTTTCACGTTAAGGTCTGTTCCTTTGGCAAATACAGTCTTTGTCATTTCTTGCTATAATACAGAATggaaaaacaattttgtgtttAGTAAATATTAACtgttttgtaaagaaaaagCTTTGAAAGAAAAGTGCCCTCCACTCCATTGATGTTACAGAATTAGATGAGCGGCATAGAGACATATTTCAGTGATTTGGTGACACTGAAGAGTGTTGTTTTGGCTGAAAGAAAATATGAATAGAAACTTTGAGGCCTTGAGCTGTAGACACTGAAAGAGGAACATAGTCATACAACAAGGGGGCAATACATTTGTGTCTTAGTTGAGATACCACCCAATTTGTCTATTCAACACTATGATTTTTGAGGTTGTTAAAATAGTTTGGGATGAAAATAATTAGTTTTTGGTGCAGATAGTTTGGTTTATGATATTAAGGAAGGGTACTTACAGCCACAACTTGTCCATGAACAGACATAAGCTTCTTGATTGGGGAGGTCTTGACTTCAGAAAGAGAGACAAATGTTGCTGCTTGTGGATTCACAAGATCAGTTGCTGCTTGTTCAAGAGCTAATGGTACATCAAATGATCCTGCACTACCCACTCTGGTGCTCTTTGATATTTGAATTTGCTTGTGTGGTTGGTTTTTTGCCATTGCATTGATGATCGTGACATATCTACCACACTGCATTTTAGAAGCTTTTGTTTCATCATAGAGCACAACTTCCACAGCCATTGTTTCATCTGCAACACCATAGTGGTTGCTGTTGCTTGCTAGTGCCCCCTGTGCAATGACTTTTACCCTCACAGAACTTCCATATGGCTTGTTGCTGTAGTTGAAAAGGTTGTGAAGTGTTGACGTCTGAAAAAATAATCGATGgcgaaatgaaataaatgaatgaagaaaacaacatgTTGGCCTTGGGCATAATTTGCAAGAAAAGGCAAGTTTAATAACTAACAAGCACatgatatttttaaaaataaatctccTAGTCATATAATTAATATTGCAATTCCCTGAGTGAGAAGATGGTTGATGTTTGACTTTTTGCTACAAAGTACATTTACATTACAAGTTGAATTATGTTAGAGTAAGAAGTAAGACCAAGAAACCACGACTTTCGAAggcaaattcttgaaaagggaGTTCTGAGTTACTTTGGTTTACTTGACAGTTAAAAGGAAGTAGCATGGTATGGTTGGTAATCAGGCCTGCACAGACACagtgaacaaaaaaaacttaaattgaAACAGTATGAACTTTGGATGCAGTTTTTGCAATGCCTTTTTGTCTGACTTGTTTACATACTACCCCTAACAATCTGTAACTTAAAGGAGACTTACCATTTTTGGACTAAAGTTGGATGATAACAACTAAAGATTAGAGAACTAGGCTGTGATGAGTCTGGAGTGCACGCTGAAAAGTGAATTCCAGAATTTCTCTGCTGAGCTAGCTAGCTATAGGAGAGTGCGACAAAGTTCGCGCATGCGCAGAACTAAATGGACTACGTGTCTCATCTCTAGCTCTCCAAAGTTCGCGCATGCGCAGAACTAATTGGACTACGTGTCTCAGctcagagggcgctatttcaggcaaTTATGTATTGGCTAGCGCTATCAGGTAGACTAAAAACCACGagcacagacttggaaccaagtctacccatggtagcgaggctgcacCCTAAGTTACTAACGTGATGTGGTCCCTGATCTGGTCGACGTCTGTTTGCATGTTCAGCATGCAGACAGTATGCATGCAGCGCGTGTGTGCATCATTTGCATCCATGCGGTTTAGTCAGTCGACGTGAACTGTACTGTTGTTGACATTCACATCGTCTTCGATTGACCGAATGCAGGGCGCTTTTAGTTTTTGTGTCATCGAAATTGACCTTTTAGAAAGGTTGGATTGATCTTGCTGTTTGCTATTCATCACAGGTTTTGTAAGTATAATTCTAGTTTTGCACATATTCTATATAAAGAAACAAAGGGATAACTCCCGAGAGCATGTACGGGTGGATGGGATACAGTGATGTACTGCATGCTGTGCTGTGTTGTACAGTACTGTACATGGAAGTATGACGACGGCCACTCCAGCATGCATAGAAAAGATAGGCATGGGCCTAAAtctctgtatcctgccaccaccttttAACTATTACAAAAAGGAATCTCTGAAataggtaaattagatactatttataattttatatcataacgaatgaaaaagtggtggcagaatACAGACATTTTTCCGCCTATACTCAATTGACGTAGATGAGTGTTGGTAATGGTATTGTCATGTCATGCACATTATGCCATGGGGATAAATCAATCGATTGGTTGGAAGTACTTGATTGATATTAAGTTGTacatttgtgtttttcagtgaagtggaaatataTTTCTTGATTGGTTGGTTTGATGGTTTGATGAATGGTGATTGGTCATGTTTTGTTGGTTAAATAAATTATGGAAACCCTGGGCATGTTGGGCGTAAAGATCATAtaattacaatacatgtacatagtaaatggtgatgattattatttgtattattttaaatttaatttgaaaatatcAACTCTATGTCAGTTTTTATAAATACACAAAAGTTAGTTTGAAAAAGCACAGTGACTGTCTTTTGGGGACTAAACATTTTACTGTGTGATAAATGTTTAGTCTGGTTCCACGACAACATTGTCCTGGTAATTTCACACAGTCATTCATGAGATGGAATTCAGACCATTGTGAAACTCGGCCAATGATGAGTATAATATATCTAACTTAATTAAATTagtaattacaaaataaattgtgacAGCTTTAGTTGAATGAATAACATTAAccattttgtattgtcatttttTACATTTGTCTATTTCAGGCTGTGGCTGATCTAGTGCTTGCACTGATTGAACTTCTTTGCTATACTGAAAGTGAGTGAACATCTTTGGAGTGAAGCAAGTGTAATGAAATTTGTGCATAGGGTAAACTGGGGTGTAAACGCCCATGATAAAAAAGCTCACTTGACACTGCAAGTGAAATAAGACAAATATAATTACTAAATGAAATATACTGCATGTAAGATGTAGGGTCAAAGCTATCCAAGTAATTCTGAAAACCGACAACAAAAACAGGTCTATAAATTTTAGTATGAAAGATGCTTTCTTGGGTCTTAAAGAAATATCGGTGATccgggctcgatttcacaaagagttaaagttGATCTTAACTGCGAATCAATGTTAATTGCTAATCTAGGTGTGAATGATGTGACAATACAAATCGCTAaggtaatactgacaactcgTCTTTTAGGAGAATCTTAGTGTTTGTTGAAATCAGCACCAAGAGCTTCTGGGATGATTTCCTTTGACCAGTGAAGCCTTGCTGGAATGGGCATTCTAACCTTAGACCTGTCAAAGTTGGTTGACATGTACATAATATAAGTGTTCAGGTTTGTTGTGTGTGAATTATGCACGCTAATATTTCAACCTTCCACATAAAGGTACTGTCTCAAATGATTGATTTTGGAACCAACTGTGTTTGAAAAGTAGTTAATGTAGTGTTCCTCAATATTGAAACAATTAAATGAAGATGATTCCACTATGAAAGAACCTGTCAAAGTGATCTGTATTTCtgtttgatacatgtacatgtgtgcgGGCGTTTATACATTGAGGCCTGGGTAAAAATGCCTGCCAACTTCCATCCAAAAAGGGTGAACAATTTCTCTTTATAAATATATAGTGACTACAATTTTAGATTTGCACACAATAGAGGTGATATGTTATCGATAAAGCACAAATTAATTTACCTGTGTCTCCAAGAAATTCTGAGatatttaacaaatatttgaaatctgGGTTTTTACCCCagtttaagttttaaaaaaacctttgttATCTATTGATAGAACAAGAACTTTGGGGTAGGTTTACTGAAAATATTGTGCCTATCTGATGTGATATATTtggatttgttttgagtttctggAGTAATTTTTTTCGTTTTATAATACCGAGGTTGCAATGAAACCTAAATGACTTGACAAAGGTTGTCGTAGTAATTACTTGGATTTTATTGTGGAGTATCCACTCACTGTAATTCAAATAACCCGGGCTATGAACAATGGTTGACGGTATGTTGGAATCAGCCACCCAGCTTAGAGCAAAAGATTGAGGGTGCTAAAATGAAAGTTATCTCCGACTGTTATCAATTGTTATGCGTAAGCGGGagccaaacaaaaattgtggaTAACATTGTACACGACATTTAATTTGTAGTGTTTAAGCTTATTTTGATGTTTACTTCAGATGTATGGCCACTTTAAATTCTTAAACCaatggtttgaaaaaaaattgtaatgatTTTCTCCTttggttctttttttctttcaggttGCTGGTGCTGAGAACTTGAATAACCAGAAAAGCAGAACTTGAGAATCAAAGAGAACTTGAATAACCAGAGAATCAAAACTTGAGAATCAAAGAGAACTTGAATAACCAGAGAATCAGAACTTGAGAATCAAAGAGAACTTGAATAACCAGAGAATCAAAACTTGAGAATCAAAGAGAACTTGAATAACCAGAGAATCAAAACTTGAGAATCAAAGAGAACTTGAATAACCACATAATCAAAACTTGAGAATCAAAGAGAACTTGAATAACCAGAGAATCAGAACTTGAGAATCAAAGAGAACTTGAACAATCAGAGAATCAAAACTTGAGAATCAAAGAGAACTTGAATAACCAGAGAATCAGAACTTGAACACCAAAGAGCACTTGAATAACCAGAGAATCAAAACTTGAGAATCAAAAGAACTTGAATAACCAGAAAATCAAAACTTGAGAATCAAAGAGAACTTGAATAACCAGAGAATCAGAACTTGAGAATCAAAGAGAACTTGAATAACCAGAGAATCAGACCTTGAGAATCAAAGAGAACTTGAATAACCAGAGAATCAAAACTTGAGAATCAAAGAAAATTTATAATTACAGAATCAGAATTTGAGAACCAGAGAAATATAACAATAGAATCTAAACAAAGAATTCCGACTTGTTTAACCCGCCAGTGGCTTAGAATGTGAGAATCAAATAGAACTTTAACAACCACAAATATTATAACCAGAGAATTGGAGAGAATCAAACAAAATCTTTAGATGAATCAAGTTATGAGAGCTGAACCAAATCCTGGGTTGAACAACCAGGTACCTGTCATGAAGCAGGTTATGAGAACTGTGCCAAATCCTGGGTTGAACAACCAGGTACCTGTCATGAAGCAGGTTATGAGAACTGAACCAAATCCTGGGTTGAACAACCAGGTCCCTGTCATGAAACAGGTTATGAGAACTGAACCAAATCCTGGGTTGAACAACCAGGTACCTGTCATGAAGCAGGTTATGAGAACTGAACCAAATCCTGGGTTGAACAACCAGGTCCCTGTCATGAAACAGGTTATGAGAACTGAACCAAATCCTGGGTTGAACAACCAGGTACCTGTCATGAAGCAGGTTATGAGAACTGAACCAAATCCTGGGTTGAACAACCAGGTCCCTGTCATGAAACAGGTTATGAGAACTGAACCAAATCCTGGGTTGAACAACCAGGTACCTGTCATGAAGCAGGTTATGAGAACTGAACCAAATCCTGAGTTGAAGAACCAGGTACCTGTCATGAAACAGGTTATGAGAACTGAACCAAATCCTGGGTTGATCAACCAGGTACCTGTCATGAAACAGGTTATGAGAACTGAACCAAATCCTGGGTTGAACAACCAGGTACCTGTCATGAAACAGGTTATGAGAACTGAACCAAATCCTGGGTTGAACAACCAGGTACCTGTCTTGAAGCAGGTTATgccaaataaatacaaagacAACAACATTGAGAATGAACAGATAATGAAACTATACTATGAAAGAGTATTGAAACCAAGAAAAGACCAACTGAAGGAAGATGAGCATGAACGTAAGAGGAAGCTGCAatttaaagaaagaaagacaGTGTGCACACTGAGAAGAAATAGAATCATGCGACACTCAAGAGTAAGTAATCTTAATGGTTTACGATGGCTCAAGAAGTATAATTGGACACAGCATTGTGGAGGTGGAAAGGTTTTGGACAGTCTAGAAGAGGTTATTGAACGTAGAGGGAGAAAGAAAGTATCAAGAAGTTACAGAAGGAAGCAAAGAAGAGAAGCATTTAAAAAGTGTCATAATATCAGGAAAGGTGGCAAAGTTGTAGAATGCCGTATGAGCAATGAGGAGAGACGAATGCATGAAAAGTCACAGAAGGGCATTTTCTCCCATACTAAGAGAACTCTTAATCTTGTTGCAAAGAGAATGAAAGATGTAGAGACAATGAAAGATGTGGAAAAGGCCAAAGAAAACTATTGTGTGAAAACTAAACAAAGTTTGCTACATGAGAGACAAAAACCTAAATGTGAAAGTTCAAATCAAAACACAAGAAATGGTGCACTAAAAAGGAGTCTTAAATCTGATATTACAAGTGTTAATGAAAACCAGTGTTGGCTTTGTGATAAGATGATTGCGTCGTTAGAAGCAAAGGTACAGTGTGAATGCAGTAAGTGGTATCATGTTGAATGCATGGGAGTTACACAGAGTAATGacattttgataaataaatCATGTGTATGGATATGTTGCAAGTGCAGGGAAAGTAACTACTGTGATTCCCTTTTCTGTGATTATGGAATTCCAGCTGATGTGAATATGTACGAAATTACAATGTGTATCCATAATGAAGACAATGTGTACCAGGCATGTGATTTTAGTATGTCTACTCACAAAGATAAtgaacagatttacaaaaatggTAGTCATTCTTATGACAGCTGTGAACAACATAGATTAGAAGTTAACTGTTCCATGTACACAAATAAATCCAATGTGACAAAGACTAAAGTaccaataaagaaacaaagtgGAGGATACTTTTTAAGAAGTAAAGCAACAAAACCAGTAAAGACCGAAAAAGACGGTACTAAGGAAACACAGCGCACTGGGtatatgagaaaaaaaatagaatgtGTTAACAGTGTTCAACAACATTCCCCCCAACTGCACAGAACAGAAAAGAGGTCAGTGTCTCCCCATGAAGAGTTGAAAGAGaagaaattgaagaaaaaagtgATACTGAGAGAGATAAACACTTTTGCTCTACAAGGACATTTCCATCAAGGTAATTCAAAATTTGGTGTCAACAGTGGGAAACAGTGTGTTGCAAACAGCTTGTGTGCTATGATGTACAGTCATATTAAAGATCTGAAACAATGGACTAGCAATGACATGGATTTGATATTAAACACCGGCAATGAATTGTATGGTCATTTATCAAACAGTTCGACAATGAATAATgattatttgttaattaatgAATTGCCCAATCAGTTAATTGTATTCAACAAAAGCTTTACTATGATTTATCATGAATCAGTGAGTGGTATGTTTAATGATGATGGACATTTGTCAGAATTCAACATGATGAAGCTGGATAGAGCTCTTGAGCAGACATTGCAGAAATATAATagttgtttcatttgttttaatggaAACACTTTTTGTGTAAATTCTCACAATAGTATGTACTATATCTTTGATTCTCATTCTAGAAACTTTAATGGCCATCTAACAAGTGAAGGAGCAAGTATCTTGAAATGTGCACCGAGATGGCAAGATGTTCACAGGTATTGTACTGAATTGGCTAACTCAATGAATTTAAATAACCATGAACAATTCGAACTTACAGGAGTGACTGTCTGTCAGGATGATGGAACAAATAATTGCTTTATTGCTGATACTGAAGACATTGAACAGGAACAAGAGACACCTGAGCTAAATGATTTAGAAATCAGTTATGTTGCTAATGAAACCTTGAGTGAAATTCCAAATCAAGAAAGTGCATTTATTAATGCCAGTGATGCTGATCATCAATTTGGTGGACCTACTAAAGATGGCTTGAAAGATGATCAGGTGAATACTGAAGATAGTGATGAAATTGAAATGGTAGTAATATCTGAGGAAGTAGTATTTAAGTTTAATGCATTGTCATATGATCACAAGCAGTCTTTGTGCAAATCAGTTGGAATTAATAGAGTGTACTCACAAACTGTAGTATCTGAAGATTGTGTCAGAATGGGACATCCAAATCAGTTAAGACGTATCCAGGGTGATGGAAATTGTTTTTTCAGAGCTATTTCATTTGCAATTTCTGGGAGTGAACGTAGCCATATGAGATTGAGGCTAGCTACTGTGAATCATTTGTTGAAATGTGGCAATCAGTACAATACATATTTACGTGAAGAATTCAGTAATGTTGAGGATTATGTTCAAAGGCAAAGAATGTTTTGTTCTGGAGTCTGGGCAACTGAAGTAGAGATCATGGCTGTTGCACATATGCTTGAAACAGATGTATACACATTTAATGGTAGATGGTACATATTCTCTGGAAAGGTAGCAGAAATTGGTAGTGTAACATCAGATGAAGCAATCTATCTGAATCATACTAATGGTGTACATTATGATGTTGTGTTGTCAGTGCACATATTACCAATGGAAACAAATCCTAATGATTTGATAATAAATGATCAGGGTGAAGAAACAGAAGTAATACAGAATATGGATGTAGATAGTTTGACAACTGATGACAATATAAATATCAATGAATGTATTAGATGTAATGAACAGATCCAAGATGATGATCAAAGGAGTAAAAAGACCAAGGGGAgaaaaccaaaacgaaaaatGAGTGCAGCTATGATAAGGAAAAAAGATAGAGATAATAAACGAATGAAAtacaatgaaaaaaagaaaaaaaaaagacagttgTTCACAAATATTCAGGCAGTATAGATGACAGGAAAATGCAATCAGGGAATACACTGGATCAAATGAGGTACCGTTGTAATGTTGATTTCAAGCTGAGGAAAATTGctacagaaaaaacaaagtaTAATGAAAATTTAATATGTAGAGAAGGAAAGGTAAAGGCAAGTAGAATGGCGTACGACAAGACTAAAGACAAAATCAAAGATGCCAAACGAATCAAGTACAATGAAAATAGTAGTTATAAGATGGGCAAAACAGTTGCAGACAAGACAAGGTATAACACTAATGCATGTTAtaggatgaaaaaaaaattgggaataAAAACGAAATATCGTCTCAATTCTAAGTATAAGAAATCATTAATTGAAAGTATGAAAAGGAAATATCAAGATGCACATTATAAACATAAGGTGATTAACAACATTAAAAGGAATTATCATGAAAATGTGTTATATAAACAGAAAACAATCATCAACACTTCACAACAAAGAGTTTTAAAGAAGGAAAACAGACAAAAAGCATTTAATGTAATCAAtgattttaaagacaaaatGAGGCATGGGCCAGGTTATATTTGTGCtgtttgttgcaaattgctCTTCAAAAAC from Asterias rubens unplaced genomic scaffold, eAstRub1.3, whole genome shotgun sequence includes:
- the LOC117305596 gene encoding uncharacterized protein LOC117305596, whose translation is MSVHGQVVAQEMTKTVFAKGTDLNVKNITIRERGQSCRLALWRNHSSSNINVGDFLEVTNVLTNEFLEEKYLSSTRHSEVKVIDQEAIKQEAEVISYDIQEDTVQLTSNEQGFPNYTIKTELLKQAFEDEEDLDDIDEILTKRVPFKCQFILNKNGMDNFSIII